GATCCATGCTTTTTGTTTCTACTCTGTGCCTATTGATCGCATCATGCtgcgtttatttttatttttttgtatgcatGGTCTCACCGAATAGTCCTCATCGGTACAATGTAGTTAAATTGGGGAGTACTTGATTCAGAATGTCTACGTGTACGCCGGCTGTAATAAGATTTCTCAACAGATGTAGAATAATCGTCATGAATACTATTGCTGTTTAcatgtttgaaaacaattagttaacatgattaataaaaatataaacacacaCGTTCTAAAATTAGTAGAACTTGAAACCACTCCAAAACTGCAGGCAACTTGTCAATGTTATAAACAGAAACAGTATACGGCTGCAAAATGTAAGTCAGATTCCACATTAATGAGTAAGACACAAATGTGATTTGCTAACAAATGTAAGCGTGAAGATAAATGATAATGGCATTAAATTATTTAGAAATGGAAACAACATAAATATGCAGGTAATAAAAACATGGACTAAAACAAACTGAAGAAATTGCTTCATTTTATTATGTGGAAGGTCATTAATATTaacatttcaatcttttatcataattataattGATAGTTATACCACAGACTTGCCGTTCGAGGTTGCCAGTTTGGAAAAGATTGTCGTCATGTttgttacaaattttataaataagaagtTTCTGAAGAGATGATTTCATGTTTTCTCTCCATAAAAGCATTCGGACAACTAATGTTTGGCAGTATGGGCGATGTGATAAGCATCTAATTGTGGAAGAAACTCCCATATATAAACTTATTAAtttcgggttttttttcaaatggaatTCATACAAATACCAAAACCCAATTCACAAAATTTGCGTTGTGGCAAATTGCGACGAATCAAACATTTGATTAATTCTTTAACATGACAATCGGGTACACCTTCTGTTACTGTGAGAATAAGTGACAAATTAATATCAGAATTGGAATTTTGAAGTTATTTTGCAAAATAGAGGAAATTGTGCTGATGAATGAGTGTTTAGACTGgataaaaatcaatcaaaatgacTATCGTTGCTTGGAATaagcaacatttttttaagattaaaacTGTATCAAATCTATTGAAACTTTATAGGAATGTGAGTTTCCATGATGTATATAACCAGTTTGAAAGTTTCAAAATAGCTACCATCATCTTGGAATCTGCTATTTTTGGTATAAAGTTCGTTATTCAGTAAACTAGTAGTGACAATAAAGTAAAAGGCAATATCAATCATATTaaagtaaacatggtaaaagaCGTTTACTTTGACCATGTTTTGTACAAACTGATaatcaattgtttttgttaCTTAATTCTTAGTGTCTGAATACTTTTGTTCATCTTTTTCGATTCGTTAATTTTTGTTCGTCAACTTATGGTTTctagttatcttttttttcgttttattactgttttcattgggtttttttaaatatatcaacgGACTCCGAAAACAGTGTGGTTCAGTAGTTTAAACcttatttaatttaaagtaaaataaaaagaaaaaagtaaggAAAATAGCACTTCGTAAGGAATTGTTAGACAATGTTCTGTACTTTACTTACCCAGAAACCGCAGTTACTGAACCTTGACTCTGTGTCCTTAGTTGCTGTTCCGCATTATCCTTAGAGTACATATTTATAGGATTATTATATTGCACATGTTTATATGGGCCTTGCTGTGGTGGATTCTTTACTGGTTTTGGTTTACTGTAAGCCACTTCAGCTTCATCATCTACAGTTGGACCTTTGTAGCCCTTTGGCATTACCTTCGGTGGTGGACGACTgtaatagaaacaaatacaacatAGCATATAACGtccatgttttgtttttggcttctattttctaattattgcgtatttcttatttataaacatACTGTAAATGCCGCGACTATTGATGTACGTTGCAATTCACGATACTACTATACCATAACTATATCATAGACTTTGGAGATGTTCGGTGGTCACGTAGACCATTATGTTTTTACTATTTTAGCTTCTCTCCCGTTTTTGATTGAATATGAACATACTATTCAGATTCATAAGCAAAGAAAGCAAAAATTCAAGTAAAACTTAATGAATTGAACTTTCAACAAGTGTTTGTATAtctcacattttttaaaactccCCTCTTAAAGTATTATATGGGTTTATGGACTGTTTTGAATTTGGTTGCTGAACAGAGTTATCAAGATACACAGAGGAGAAACTGTTTTGTATTCGAAGAGGGATAATAATACCactcaatcaaaaaaaaatttaaagacaaaaaagatCAGGATATTTAATACCGTATCCATGTCAAAATTGTTGAATGATATTACTTACTTTCGTTTCTTAAATTCTTTCAGATCAATACCACCTGTAAAATAGGCAAAAGGTTTGGGCTGACCACTGCCTTGTTGTTTCATCATGGTGTTAAGAACTGCATCTGGAATACTTTGTTGATCTCCAGCTGGTTCCTCAGAAGGTGGCTTTTAAAACAGACATTTTCGAGTTagattgaaattgatgtgaaaCAAAACAAGGTTTAGTTATACTGCATAAACCCCAGAAAAAAACGAAGCAATTTTagaattaattttcaaatttttcagcATTTCAATATTTGTGTATCCGATTTATAGAAGTAAGGTAAGCTTAATCACTTCCTTACAgtgtaaaatctttttttttaaatctctttCAGGAAAAAAGCCTGTCTTATTTTTATAGAATTATCAGGCATCTATCAAAACTCATCAAGTAGTTactagtaaaaaaaattcagtagTTGTTAAACATTAGTGGTTACAAATCGTCCACCACATTAAAATTACGAGAAGGTACTGTaaattatttagaataaaaatagTTGTGCTAACGCTTCATTGTCACTTttagatgaagaacagcaatataatcgttgttcctttgtttttgtgtgttttcGTGAATGGACTGATTTTGTGTCGTGGGATACATTATCACATATTCTTCCTTTTCAATCAATGAAAGGTATGCAATTTTCAATTGTGAATGATAATGATTTGCAATGTACGAATTCCCTTGTGCATTTTAGCCTGATGGTAATTTACTGTTCATATGAATTCGATCAACACGTTTATTGGGGAAAGGGGAAATTATTGAATGCATCAATTACTACTGACAATATCTTGTGATACaaaatacatcatgtacatcttTTTCTGCTTAAGAAAACAAGATTAGCTTGGACGAAGAGAACAGtaaatacaatatgaaaaacagGTGTTTTCCCTATGATAATTACATGACTGTTTCTTCGTCTAAAGCATTAAAACTATCTCTAGTTATCTACATTCCACTGTTTCTCGTCATTCACGCAAAGTGATTGCCATGTTCTGTAATTAATTATATGTACTAGCTGCCAATTCTTATAGATTTGTATGTATGCATGTCTTATGAGTTCTCTTTCAGAAAGTActtcagtaaaataaaaaaacgcaCACTTTGCTATGCCTATACTGcacttacatatatatatatatcaatagcATTACACATCCGTCATCTTGCTATTCTTGTGTTCTGATTATTACGGCATCTCGCAGTGTCAGTAGTGTCATATAATGTAATATAATGTATTATCTATAAACGTAATGGTAAAGGTATGCATGCATAATGAAAATACAAGACATTCTTAACACACAGAAATTAGTCGAAGACTGATATAGAACAAAGACaatgttacatgtattaaaaattattccTTTAATCTTAcctgtatttttctttttggtaGAGACCATGCTCCGGGTAATGGGAGTACTGGGAGAGGTGGTGGTGGTGGCGGTGGTGGTGCAAAGTCTGAGGGAGGTGGCAATGGTGGTGGTGGCGGCGGTGGTGGTGGTGCAGGTGCCGCCGATACCTGAGGCGACGAAGGTGTTTGAGAGTAGTCCTCCCTCATGGGACTCATTGGACTGTACATCGTATTCATTTGATTCATCTGATTATCAGAGACACTATCCTGGTATGTCGGACTAGGACGAAGATCTGATGATGTGCTTAATGGCGATCCGAAACCACGTGGTGGTTCCGATATGTCTGAAGCAACCCCACTATCAGTTTCTTGTTTCGGTTCATTTGATTGTTTAATAAACTCGTTATAATAATTAGGGAATTTTTCAAACGGTGATAATATATCCTCAATACTACTTATTCCAGTTGGAACACTACTCTTTTTaggattcaaaattttgttttgatttctgtaattctGATTCACTTCATTATCTTTCGTTAAATAACCTTCCGATGGAGTACCGGCGGAACAGATTTTAGCTTCGTAAACAGGAGTTTTCGGAAATGAGCCTCCAGAAGTCTGTCTTTGATAATTCGGTCGCGACTCCTCCCGAACTGGAGGGGATGGTggtgtttgttgttgttgttgaagtCCACCAGGGAAAGCGTTAATCCTACTTACTTGTACAGGCTGTCGTCCATTGTTTATCTGTGGATGTTGTTCGTAAGATGGCTGACGTTGATATCCTGTAGATGTTTGCCTCTGAAGAGATGTATCATTAGACTGATAACTTCTTTGTTGATTATCGTCAGGTCGTTGATGTTCGTACCCATTGTAAGATCTAATGCCTGCGTCTTGACGTTGGTATGGCGACTGTGATTCATTGTAATTAGAATTTACATAATATCCATTATTACCTGGCTGAGAGTCATACGATGGAACGTTCTGATTTTGATACATATTTGATGATGTTTGTCTTGAGTAAGATGGACCACTTGTATTACTTCCTCTTCTTTGCTGTGTTTCTCCATAAGTTGGTGGTGCTATGCCATATCCAGGGGGACCAGAACTGAAGTTAGGACCTGGTGATCGGTTTTGATCAGAACTGAAGTTTGGAACTGGTGATCGGTTTTGATCAGAACTGAAGTTTGGACCTGGTGATCGGTTTTGATAAGGATCTTGTTGATATGGATCGTATATAGCCTGTTGCTGTGGTTCAGGCCTGTAAGGCGATGTATTATACCCTGGACCGTAATTTTCATTTTCGTTTCTCATTTGACTGTatggttgttgttgttgttgaaagCCAGCATTTGGACGATACGGTGTCGGTTTTGGCATAGTTTGTGTACTGTACTCTTCACGACGTGGTTGTTGATGTTCATATTGGTCCTGGTAGTTTCTGTATCCGCCGCCTGCGTGTCTTGGTAAAGATGCAAACTGCCTAGGACTATCACGTTCGTCGGGGTACATTCTTTGTTGATAAGGGTACCCTTGTTGGTACATAGGATAGTTATCTGAGACTGGTGACAAACTTCTGAATGAACTTGGACTTTCTGATTGTGTGCCGTACTGATTATACTGGGACATAGGTGTTGGACTTACTGGAGCACTAGCTGCAACTCTTGGACATCTAAAATGAATATCCATACGAATTAAATGGGATGGCAAGATATTTCTAGTACCGGtatctaaatttaaataatatatcttctttctttatctaTCATATAGAGACACTTTGAAATTACTTAACTTCAGAAAACATTTTGTTCCATGTCAATAATTACATGAACTAAgtaatgtattaaaaaataaagtactgAGCAAAATGGCATGCATCGAACGATATAACATAAGGGGACACATAGTACCTCAAAACAAGTGAGGGGATATTGGcgtttgtttaaaaagtaaaaaacagacataaatgtgataaaaacataaaacacatcaaaattatttcaagACAAGTTATTCATGGAATCGTACAGATTTAGAGTTCTATTCTGTGTAGATCAAAGTGTACCGGAATATTAAGACACTCCCGACAGAACGACTTTTGAAGGTCAAATTTCaactaaaaacatatttaaaccatgTAAGGGGTATATGGAGAAGTATATTACCacgggtttaaaaaaaaactatgtaaacCATGTAAGGGGTATATGGAGAAGTATATTacccctgttttttttttatagctatGATTGAGAACGAAACGTcataaatcttttaatttattggtgtttaacgccacttttaacaCTACTGTGCAATTTcgtggcggtcagtttttattggcgAAGAAAGCCGGAGAGAACCCTCGACCTTCTGTAGGAAATCTGACactcctagtcaattaagattgcaGTCGAGTGCATCTCCGTTCGGTCAACGATGCCCCTGTTTGTATACGATGTAGCCTCAAACTGGGATAGTAAATACATGTTGGTCAGCTGCATGTTTCATTTAAGTTTTATATGCATGTGCACAAGGCCTTTCAACGTTTTTCAAAGTTCAAGCCTAGCGTAACTTCGGCATTTGTAAAATATGAGACCATAATACTTTTCCTGGTTTGTTTTTATCCTTTCAGATAAGGGCAAATGGAGGATAACAAGttaaactgcgagctactgctcactgatgatacccccgccgcaagtggataatataaatagtttaaaaatatgcaagtgttcggtaaacaggaagttgtcgagtgatgaatctgaatacgcatcacacggtatagctgacttatataaatcctgaaaccaaatttcagaaatccttgtattgtagttccttagaaaaatgcgacgaaaattttcaacttggctatcatgtgttaaatcatacaagtgttcggtaaacaggaacttgtcaagtgatcaatctgaaaacgcatcacacggtatagctgactaagataaaccctgaaaccaaatttccgaaatccttgtattgtagttcctgagaaaaatgcgacgaaaaatattcatgagacgtacggactgactgacggactgacggaaggacagacagaggtaaaacagtataccccccttttttaaagcgggggtattattaaacttgaacatttttgtttgcactCATACGATAACAAAACATCAGTAAGCAACACAAcgaacaataaaaagaaaatacaataaaaccagcggaaagagaaaaacaaacatactgTGTATAAGAAATAGAGTATGCAATCTGATAGATTTGTCTGTTAGGGCCATCAACAAAACCTGCTTAACATCATATTTTATCTAAACTTAAACCAATATGCCGttaaatgaaatgtaatatGATGTATTTATCATGCTTTCTAATAACGGTCAGATCGCTGAACGATACCATAGCTcctaaattattaaaaaactaCAATTCTACGtatttattgacaattatattttgGTGTAAATTATATACACCCATTCGGGCTAACACTCCAAGGTGTATCTTATACAAACAAGCATGCTGACTTCCTACCAATAGGAAAGTACTTCTTGACAAACCAATTAACATTTCCAACCCTAAGTCTCAATCTACGGATTTCCGTATACGTTAAAATTAGATTTCGGGAGTAAAACACACTTTTacctaaaaaaaagttttatattaaaaattatctactatttttttgtatagtaAATATGATCAAAATATGCATGTTCAATAACCTTTAAACAGTTCTATACATctgtgtatgtatatataacgGGTAAATTGATTGACATATCAAACCACTCGAAGATACAtggtattatttatataattttgcatCTTGCTCTATCCTAATTAGACTTGTGGACCTGTTTTTGGTCCATATACATAAGACATCAAGAAAGCAACTAACCTTTTGATGGTTAACTGTAAAAGATCTCCAGAATATCTGATTAAATCCTGTCCTTCGTTGTGTGAAACGTTTGTTACGTTGTTATTACCGATCTTCAAAACAATATCTCCAGGAACGAGAACATTACCTGCTACACTTCCAGGTGTAACCTATAACAAGAAAAGCCAATTTAACAGTGTGAAACTCCTGGTGTTATCTATAACAAGAATACCCAATTCAAAAGTGTGAAACAAACTTTTTGTATCACATTCTGATGTACCTCTCCTTTTGATAATCTTTAAAATCGTAAATCTTTATCAGTCGAGCTGAATAATAGGGTAACGGGTGATTTCAATATTAATTTCacaattttagtaaataaatttgttttgttttcgaAACTTAGGTTGTTATAATCTTGATCGTTTTACAAGCACAATTGATTTTTACTAGATTTTGATGAAGGGTTCAGATACCCCACGATTACAGGTAAATACCTGTTTTACATCATTTAAGTTTATGAATGAAATAGTTAAACAATTACGCCATTATTACACTGAGATTTATTGTTCACTTAGGGAGAAAACCTCTGTCAATTGATACCTATACTTGTTTCACCGTTTAATCATTGTGGGTCACTCAGTATGATATTGGTCTATATACAAAGACAACATCTAACTCATACAGAAATACGTAAACATTTTATCAAGAGGAACAAGATTGATTTATAAAGTACAATCCATCATAAATATGCAAAGTCAGAATAGTATATATGACTCAAAAAGTAGATGTGATATATACCCGACCTCGTTTGTACCGTAGCACATATTATTGTCACCTACGCAAGAAATAAGTGGCGTTAAATCAATACAGTAGTACAAATGATGCATTGTTGTCGTCTTTGAAATTGACGGCTCTTATTCTACCAGTACAGAAAGGTTATAGTACGGATCTCGTTCTACTAGTAAAAGAAGTATTCTACCAGTAAAGAAAGATCCTTCCATTGGTAAACAAAGATATCACAGAACGGCTCGCATTCTACTAGTATTAGTAAAGACAATACGGTTCTAATGGCAAAGTAAGGTATTTGTAGGACTCTCAATCAACTAGTAAACAAATGTCACAATACGGCTCTTATTCTTGTGTAAGAAAAGATCACCATACGGCTTTCGTTCTaccagtaaaaaataaacaatgtatgTCTCCCATTCTACTTGTACAGAAAattcaccgtacggccttcattTCTACTAGTAAATAAAACTCATCATGTGTACGGCTATTACACAACTAGTAGAGAAAGTTCACCGTATGAATCTCTTGTTTCTTGTTGTTTCTTGTAAAGAAAGCTCGCCATATAACTCTTATTCTACCAGTGAAGAAAGATCCCTTTACCACTCTCAATTTTCTTGTTTAGAGAGGTCAACTATGACACTATTTCGACTATTAAAGACAGAAAAGTTAATTCTGCAATTTAATAAAGATTGTCATACAGCAGTCACTCTGCCAGGAAACGGTCACAGTGCGGCTCTCTTTCTTTtggtaaaacaaacaacaatacatTTCTCCTTCTACTAGTACGGCTCTCTTTCTACTTGTAAAGAATATTCACATGACGGCTTTCTTTCTACTAGTAAAGAAAAGTCACATTGCGGTACTTATTCTACTAGTAAAGAAATGTCACCTTACGGCTCTCACTCACTAGTAAAGGAAAATCAACGTACGACACTCATTCTACTAGTTTAAAGAGGTCATTGTACGGTTGTCACTCTACTTGTTCAGaaaagtcaccgtacggctaTAATTCTACTTGTTAAAAAAAGTCAACTAACGGCTCTGACTCTTCAAGTTTAGTAAAGAAAAGTCACCTTACGGCTCTCTTTCTTCTAGTAAAGAATAGTAACATAACAGTACTTATTTTACTAGCAAAGAAGTGTCACCTTACGGCTCTCACTCTACTAGTAAAGAAAAATCAACGTACACCACTCATTATACTAGTTTAGAAAGGCCATCTAACGGCTGTCACTCTACTTGTTCAGAAAGGCGACCGTACGGTTCTCATTCTACTTGTTAAAAAAAGTCACCGTAGGGCCCTTACTCTTCTAGTAAAGAAAAAGTCACATTACGGCTCTCTTTCCGGTCTCTTTCTACTAGTAAAGAATAGTCATATTACGGCACTTGTTCTGCTAGTAGAGAATTGTCACAAGTTACGGCTCTCATTCTACTATTAAAGACAATAAACGCTAAGAAAGGTCACTGTAAGGCTCTCGTTCTACTAGTTAAGAGAGGTCATAGTACGGCTCTAATTCTACTTATTAAGAAATGGTACCGGACGGCTCTCATATCTATTAGTTAAGAAAGTTCACACGGTACGGCTCTCATGCTATTTTTTAAACAAGGTCACCGTACTGTGGCTCTCATTCTACTTGTAAAGAGAAGGCCGTCATTCAGCTCTCAATCTACTAGTTAAGAAATGTCATCATACGGCTGTCATTGCTAagaaaggtcaccgtacggatCTCACTCAACTTGTTAAGAAATGTCACCATATGATCCCATTCTACTTGTTGAGAACGGTCACTGTGTGGCTTTCATTCTACTATATACTGTATAGCTAGTTAAGAAAGGTCACCCTACATACGTCTCTGATACTCATTCAAGGTCACGGTATGGTTCTCATTCTCCCCTTTTCTCACACTCCGAGTGtatcaatgaacaaaatatttcaccatataaaaaaatatttcttagtTTATATGTATGCCgatttaaaaactttatgaGTAAAAGGTTAAAAGTATTTGTATGTAAATGTTTGGAATTTATAAGAGGGATGTGTCCATAATAATACACTTATACAAtatttatgaaacaaaagatgATTAACTACGAAAACGTGTAAATATCTCGTTTAATAGTCATTGAACTAACTTTTCAAGATGTTTACGCCAAGTTCTAAACAACCTTACAAAATCATGTAAATCGTTTTACATTGCCGAATCGTTTTGGCACTTGTGAGTCAATCGTCTGCAATTTGCTGTTAACCTTCAGAAGGAGAAATATTTATAGTATAAATGTACGTTACCGTGGAGTTTCTACAGATATTTATTTTGGATTGTTTATCGTAAA
The genomic region above belongs to Mytilus trossulus isolate FHL-02 chromosome 7, PNRI_Mtr1.1.1.hap1, whole genome shotgun sequence and contains:
- the LOC134725486 gene encoding uncharacterized protein LOC134725486 isoform X10; the encoded protein is METIWLQRSSGEVPWGFRLQGGREFAQPLSVQKVTPGSVAGNVLVPGDIVLKIGNNNVTNVSHNEGQDLIRYSGDLLQLTIKRCPRVAASAPVSPTPMSQYNQYGTQSESPSSFRSLSPVSDNYPMYQQGYPYQQRMYPDERDSPRQFASLPRHAGGGYRNYQDQYEHQQPRREEYSTQTMPKPTPYRPNAGFQQQQQPYSQMRNENENYGPGYNTSPYRPEPQQQAIYDPYQQDPYQNRSPGPNFSSDQNRSPVPNFSSDQNRSPGPNFSSGPPGYGIAPPTYGETQQRRGSNTSGPSYSRQTSSNMYQNQNVPSYDSQPGNNGYYVNSNYNESQSPYQRQDAGIRSYNGYEHQRPDDNQQRSYQSNDTSLQRQTSTGYQRQPSYEQHPQINNGRQPVQPPSEEPAGDQQSIPDAVLNTMMKQQGSGQPKPFAYFTGGIDLKEFKKRNRPPPKVMPKGYKGPTVDDEAEVAYSKPKPVKNPPQQGPYKHVQYNNPINMYSKDNAEQQLRTQSQGSVTAVSGRRTRRHSESSTPQFNYIVPMRTIRMPDKPAADIENSAVYKMIKESESSGKSSVPLTPDRECAPRKQGLSFLLLQSLYDNEMEENKTETNPECAPRQKHQPRDPLLRHNSIDDEMTFSGLNKKTDIPSKAFRTLTRISNQNQDNTELNGQQQYQQDAHDKYLDNDEEENTIGKYDQGSIRYTGKHIPSPSFRVLQRLAKCQDDDQPAAVPIKQQRDEDDLPSDEDDGLPDTLSGEELTNKRYMGGHIPSRSFKYLQMSVGDTGEENGSAVQSREATPPQKAPTGGGRTLKIITRSTAVKPQQQQEDAPSTDF
- the LOC134725486 gene encoding YLP motif-containing protein 1-like isoform X3 translates to METIWLQRSSGEVPWGFRLQGGREFAQPLSVQKVTPGSVAGNVLVPGDIVLKIGNNNVTNVSHNEGQDLIRYSGDLLQLTIKRCPRVAASAPVSPTPMSQYNQYGTQSESPSSFRSLSPVSDNYPMYQQGYPYQQRMYPDERDSPRQFASLPRHAGGGYRNYQDQYEHQQPRREEYSTQTMPKPTPYRPNAGFQQQQQPYSQMRNENENYGPGYNTSPYRPEPQQQAIYDPYQQDPYQNRSPGPNFSSDQNRSPVPNFSSDQNRSPGPNFSSGPPGYGIAPPTYGETQQRRGSNTSGPSYSRQTSSNMYQNQNVPSYDSQPGNNGYYVNSNYNESQSPYQRQDAGIRSYNGYEHQRPDDNQQRSYQSNDTSLQRQTSTGYQRQPSYEQHPQINNGRQPVQVSRINAFPGGLQQQQQTPPSPPVREESRPNYQRQTSGGSFPKTPVYEAKICSAGTPSEGYLTKDNEVNQNYRNQNKILNPKKSSVPTGISSIEDILSPFEKFPNYYNEFIKQSNEPKQETDSGVASDISEPPRGFGSPLSTSSDLRPSPTYQDSVSDNQMNQMNTMYSPMSPMREDYSQTPSSPQVSAAPAPPPPPPPPPLPPPSDFAPPPPPPPPLPVLPLPGAWSLPKRKIQPPSEEPAGDQQSIPDAVLNTMMKQQGSGQPKPFAYFTGGIDLKEFKKRNRPPPKVMPKGYKGPTVDDEAEVAYSKPKPVKNPPQQGPYKHVQYNNPINMYSKDNAEQQLRTQSQGSVTAVSGRRTRRHSESSTPQFNYIVPMRTIRMPDKPAADIENSAVYKMIKESESSGAPRQKHQPRDPLLRHNSIDDEMTFSGLNKKTDIPSKAFRTLTRISNQNQDNTELNGQQQYQQDAHDKYLDNDEEENTIGKYDQGSIRYTGKHIPSPSFRVLQRLAKCQDDDQPAAVPIKQQRDEDDLPSDEDDGLPDTLSGEELTNKRYMGGHIPSRSFKYLQMSVGDTGEENGSAVQSREATPPQKAPTGGGRTLKIITRSTAVKPQQQQEDAPSTDF
- the LOC134725486 gene encoding YLP motif-containing protein 1-like isoform X6, which codes for MSQYNQYGTQSESPSSFRSLSPVSDNYPMYQQGYPYQQRMYPDERDSPRQFASLPRHAGGGYRNYQDQYEHQQPRREEYSTQTMPKPTPYRPNAGFQQQQQPYSQMRNENENYGPGYNTSPYRPEPQQQAIYDPYQQDPYQNRSPGPNFSSDQNRSPVPNFSSDQNRSPGPNFSSGPPGYGIAPPTYGETQQRRGSNTSGPSYSRQTSSNMYQNQNVPSYDSQPGNNGYYVNSNYNESQSPYQRQDAGIRSYNGYEHQRPDDNQQRSYQSNDTSLQRQTSTGYQRQPSYEQHPQINNGRQPVQVSRINAFPGGLQQQQQTPPSPPVREESRPNYQRQTSGGSFPKTPVYEAKICSAGTPSEGYLTKDNEVNQNYRNQNKILNPKKSSVPTGISSIEDILSPFEKFPNYYNEFIKQSNEPKQETDSGVASDISEPPRGFGSPLSTSSDLRPSPTYQDSVSDNQMNQMNTMYSPMSPMREDYSQTPSSPQVSAAPAPPPPPPPPPLPPPSDFAPPPPPPPPLPVLPLPGAWSLPKRKIQPPSEEPAGDQQSIPDAVLNTMMKQQGSGQPKPFAYFTGGIDLKEFKKRNRPPPKVMPKGYKGPTVDDEAEVAYSKPKPVKNPPQQGPYKHVQYNNPINMYSKDNAEQQLRTQSQGSVTAVSGRRTRRHSESSTPQFNYIVPMRTIRMPDKPAADIENSAVYKMIKESESSGKSSVPLTPDRECAPRKQGLSFLLLQSLYDNEMEENKTETNPECAPRQKHQPRDPLLRHNSIDDEMTFSGLNKKTDIPSKAFRTLTRISNQNQDNTELNGQQQYQQDAHDKYLDNDEEENTIGKYDQGSIRYTGKHIPSPSFRVLQRLAKCQDDDQPAAVPIKQQRDEDDLPSDEDDGLPDTLSGEELTNKRYMGGHIPSRSFKYLQMSVGDTGEENGSAVQSREATPPQKAPTGGGRTLKIITRSTAVKPQQQQEDAPSTDF
- the LOC134725486 gene encoding YLP motif-containing protein 1-like isoform X5, whose product is METIWLQRSSGEVPWGFRLQGGREFAQPLSVQKVTPGSVAGNVLVPGDIVLKIGNNNVTNVSHNEGQDLIRYSGDLLQLTIKRCPRVAASAPVSPTPMSQYNQYGTQSESPSSFRSLSPVSDNYPMYQQGYPYQQRMYPDERDSPRQFASLPRHAGGGYRNYQDQYEHQQPRREEYSTQTMPKPTPYRPNAGFQQQQQPYSQMRNENENYGPGYNTSPYRPEPQQQAIYDPYQQDPYQNRSPGPNFSSDQNRSPVPNFSSDQNRSPGPNFSSGPPGYGIAPPTYGETQQRRGSNTSGPSYSRQTSSNMYQNQNVPSYDSQPGNNGYYVNSNYNESQSPYQRQDAGIRSYNGYEHQRPDDNQQRSYQSNDTSLQRQTSTGYQRQPSYEQHPQINNGRQPVQVSRINAFPGGLQQQQQTPPSPPVREESRPNYQRQTSGGSFPKTPVYEAKICSAGTPSEGYLTKDNEVNQNYRNQNKILNPKKSSVPTGISSIEDILSPFEKFPNYYNEFIKQSNEPKQETDSGVASDISEPPRGFGSPLSTSSDLRPSPTYQDSVSDNQMNQMNTMYSPMSPMREDYSQTPSSPQVSAAPAPPPPPPPPPLPPPSDFAPPPPPPPPLPVLPLPGAWSLPKRKIQPPSEEPAGDQQSIPDAVLNTMMKQQGSGQPKPFAYFTGGIDLKEFKKRNRPPPKVMPKGYKGPTVDDEAEVAYSKPKPVKNPPQQGPYKHVQYNNPINMYSKDNAEQQLRTQSQGSVTAVSGMPDKPAADIENSAVYKMIKESESSGAPRQKHQPRDPLLRHNSIDDEMTFSGLNKKTDIPSKAFRTLTRISNQNQDNTELNGQQQYQQDAHDKYLDNDEEENTIGKYDQGSIRYTGKHIPSPSFRVLQRLAKCQDDDQPAAVPIKQQRDEDDLPSDEDDGLPDTLSGEELTNKRYMGGHIPSRSFKYLQMSVGDTGEENGSAVQSREATPPQKAPTGGGRTLKIITRSTAVKPQQQQEDAPSTDF